Proteins encoded within one genomic window of Gracilimonas sp.:
- the gyrA gene encoding DNA gyrase subunit A, giving the protein MAREKIIPITIEDEMQSSYIDYSMSVIVSRALPDVRDGLKPVHRRILYGMNDLGMLHNRNYKKSARIVGEVLGKYHPHGDSAVYDSIVRMVQDFSLRYPLVDGQGNFGSIDGDSAAAMRYTEVRMDRLSEEMLADINKETVDYQFNFDDTLEEPTVLPSMLPNLLLNGASGIAVGMATNMAPHNITEVIDGITAYIEDPEIEIKQLMKHITAPDFPTAGIIYGYEGVKEAYETGRGKVTLRARANTEELRGNREQIVITEIPYQVNKSTLIQKIASLVNDEKITEISEVRDESDREGIRVVIILKRSANAGVVLNQLYKYTQMQTTFGIINLALVKGRPKVMNLKELIYHFVEHRVDIIIRRTIYDLDQAEARAHILEGLKIALDNLDEVIKTIRASSNPQEANIELRKKFALTDIQAKAILDMRLQKLTGLEREKIDGEYREIIDKISDYREILTNRDKQTEIIKEELADLKKRYGDERRTQVVHSADDFNIEDMIANEDVVVTISNKGFIKRMPVTGYRRQRRGGKGMKGTTTRDEEYVEHLFVATTHNYILFFTEKGMCYWLKVYEIPEGGRLARGRAIVNLIELDKDDAIKAFVPVKTLEDEEYINNHSIIMATKGGLVKKTTLEAYSRPRRDGIIAINVKDGDSLLAAELTDGESNIILANKNGRAIRFHESDVREMGRNTSGVKGMTLSKKDEIVDMVVIKNTHEATVLAMSENGYGKRSMVDDYREQSRGGKGVITLKITPKTGDLIALKEVTDSDDLMIITEAGKVIRMSCGGIRTMGRNTQGVRIMRLDSDGAIAAVTRVVNEEETEGDEDGEDED; this is encoded by the coding sequence ATGGCTAGAGAAAAAATTATACCTATTACCATTGAAGACGAAATGCAATCGTCCTACATCGATTATTCGATGTCGGTTATTGTTTCCCGGGCCCTGCCGGATGTTCGTGATGGACTAAAACCCGTTCACCGGCGTATTCTTTACGGCATGAACGATCTGGGGATGTTGCACAACAGAAATTATAAGAAAAGTGCCCGTATAGTCGGGGAAGTGTTGGGTAAGTATCACCCTCATGGTGACTCTGCCGTGTATGACTCCATTGTTCGAATGGTTCAGGATTTTTCACTACGATACCCTTTAGTGGATGGGCAGGGTAACTTTGGCTCCATAGACGGTGATAGTGCAGCCGCCATGCGTTATACTGAAGTTCGCATGGATCGCCTTTCTGAAGAAATGCTTGCTGACATCAACAAAGAGACGGTAGATTATCAATTTAACTTTGATGATACGCTTGAAGAACCAACCGTTCTGCCAAGTATGTTACCTAACCTTTTGCTTAACGGAGCTTCAGGAATTGCCGTAGGGATGGCCACAAATATGGCGCCTCACAATATAACGGAAGTGATCGACGGAATTACGGCCTATATTGAAGATCCGGAGATTGAAATCAAGCAGTTGATGAAACATATCACAGCGCCGGATTTCCCAACTGCCGGAATTATTTATGGATATGAAGGAGTTAAGGAAGCTTATGAAACAGGCCGGGGCAAAGTAACCCTCCGGGCCCGGGCTAATACTGAGGAACTTCGCGGAAACAGAGAACAAATTGTAATTACGGAAATTCCTTATCAGGTTAATAAGAGTACGCTTATTCAAAAAATTGCCAGCCTGGTAAATGACGAGAAAATCACTGAGATCTCAGAAGTTCGAGACGAGTCTGACCGGGAAGGTATTCGTGTTGTAATTATTCTGAAGCGATCTGCCAATGCCGGTGTTGTACTGAATCAGCTTTATAAGTACACCCAAATGCAGACCACTTTTGGTATCATCAACTTGGCTTTGGTTAAGGGCCGACCAAAAGTGATGAATCTTAAAGAGCTGATCTATCACTTTGTAGAACACCGGGTAGATATTATTATCCGCCGTACTATTTATGATTTAGATCAAGCTGAGGCTCGTGCCCATATTCTTGAAGGCCTGAAGATTGCTCTGGATAATCTTGATGAAGTTATAAAAACCATTCGCGCTTCCAGTAATCCACAAGAAGCAAATATAGAACTTCGCAAGAAATTCGCCCTTACTGATATCCAGGCCAAGGCAATTCTGGATATGCGCCTTCAAAAATTAACCGGCCTCGAAAGAGAGAAAATTGACGGCGAATACCGGGAAATCATAGACAAGATTTCCGATTATCGCGAAATTCTCACAAACCGTGATAAGCAAACTGAGATTATTAAAGAAGAGCTTGCTGATCTGAAAAAGCGATATGGCGATGAGCGACGAACTCAAGTGGTTCACTCTGCGGATGATTTTAATATCGAGGACATGATTGCGAATGAGGACGTCGTTGTTACTATCTCTAACAAAGGGTTTATAAAACGAATGCCGGTAACCGGGTATCGTCGTCAACGCCGTGGCGGAAAAGGAATGAAAGGAACCACTACGCGTGATGAAGAATACGTAGAACATTTATTTGTTGCCACCACCCATAATTACATTCTTTTCTTTACCGAAAAAGGAATGTGTTACTGGCTTAAGGTATATGAGATTCCTGAGGGAGGAAGATTAGCTCGTGGCCGCGCAATTGTAAATCTAATTGAATTGGATAAGGATGATGCAATTAAAGCATTTGTCCCCGTCAAAACCTTAGAGGATGAAGAATACATCAACAATCACTCCATTATCATGGCTACAAAAGGCGGCCTTGTTAAGAAAACAACTCTTGAGGCCTACAGTCGTCCTCGCCGGGATGGAATCATTGCCATTAACGTAAAAGATGGCGACAGCCTTCTTGCGGCAGAGCTTACCGATGGAGAAAGCAACATTATTTTAGCCAACAAAAACGGACGAGCTATTCGATTCCACGAGAGCGATGTTCGTGAAATGGGTAGAAATACTTCCGGCGTTAAAGGAATGACGCTTTCCAAAAAAGACGAGATTGTCGATATGGTTGTTATCAAAAACACCCATGAGGCCACTGTGCTTGCAATGTCAGAAAACGGATACGGTAAGCGGTCAATGGTTGATGATTATCGAGAACAGTCGCGTGGCGGTAAAGGTGTGATTACACTGAAGATAACGCCAAAAACCGGTGATTTAATAGCCCTCAAAGAAGTTACGGATTCAGATGATCTGATGATCATAACTGAGGCCGGAAAAGTCATCCGTATGAGTTGTGGCGGCATTCGAACCATGGGCAGAAATACTCAGGGAGTTCGAATTATGCGCCTTGATTCAGATGGCGCTATTGCTGCAGTCACCCGAGTCGTGAATGAAGAAGAAACGGAAGGTGATGAAGATGGAGAAGATGAAGATTAG
- a CDS encoding ATP-binding protein yields the protein MSTSKNKKRKGIYRFGLRIGLFVSVISSGILFFGLWLGYDFTPNEAVISSALMGGIIFMITYAVSYYNTHKRLEVLEQLFKNIARKRFIEYEDVTSYRNDEIDYLVKQGIKSSRTIEREIQRLNRIENYRKEFIGDISHELKTPIFAIQGFIETLLNGALEDEEVNRDFLRKAMRNVNRLIYLTKDLMEISKLETGELKSEIEEIYLYEVLNDIIESLNYKAEKENIQLIVDEFDKNIQVKADKNQVKQVLINLIENGIKYNVPGGKVEVTVFTKPKHPERVFVSVRDTGIGIDEKDIPRVTERFFRVDKSRSRERGGTGLGLAIVKHIMEAHGEKFTIESEPNKGSTFTISLRKLDKVHV from the coding sequence ATGAGTACATCTAAAAATAAAAAAAGAAAGGGAATATACAGGTTTGGCCTTAGGATAGGCTTGTTTGTTTCGGTTATTTCTTCCGGAATACTGTTTTTTGGACTATGGCTGGGATATGATTTTACTCCAAATGAAGCCGTAATCTCAAGTGCTTTAATGGGGGGGATAATATTCATGATAACTTATGCTGTAAGTTATTATAACACGCACAAGCGGTTGGAGGTGCTGGAGCAGCTTTTTAAAAACATTGCCCGTAAACGGTTTATAGAATACGAAGATGTAACCTCTTACCGGAATGATGAAATAGACTATCTGGTGAAACAGGGAATTAAATCGAGCCGAACAATAGAGAGGGAAATACAGCGACTGAATCGTATTGAGAACTATCGAAAAGAATTTATTGGGGATATTTCTCATGAGCTAAAAACACCAATTTTTGCGATTCAGGGATTTATCGAAACCTTATTAAACGGGGCTTTGGAAGACGAAGAAGTTAACCGTGATTTTCTCCGCAAGGCCATGCGAAATGTAAACCGGCTTATTTACCTCACCAAAGACCTTATGGAGATTTCTAAACTTGAAACCGGGGAGTTAAAGTCTGAAATCGAAGAAATTTATTTGTATGAAGTGCTAAATGACATCATAGAAAGCCTGAACTACAAGGCTGAAAAAGAAAATATTCAGCTGATTGTTGATGAATTTGATAAAAATATTCAGGTTAAGGCCGATAAAAACCAGGTAAAACAGGTGCTTATTAATCTGATTGAGAACGGCATAAAATATAATGTGCCGGGTGGAAAGGTTGAGGTAACGGTATTTACCAAGCCCAAGCACCCTGAACGAGTGTTTGTCTCTGTGAGGGATACCGGAATCGGAATTGATGAAAAGGATATACCCCGGGTAACGGAGCGATTTTTCAGAGTGGATAAATCCAGGTCAAGGGAGAGGGGGGGAACCGGCCTTGGACTTGCGATTGTAAAACATATCATGGAAGCACATGGAGAAAAATTCACCATTGAAAGTGAGCCCAACAAAGGCTCTACATTTACCATCAGCCTGAGAAAGTTGGATAAAGTTCACGTTTGA
- a CDS encoding 2OG-Fe(II) oxygenase, producing the protein MKYSNDQWLDWMDRLAENDFVIVDDFISDELFADIMHFFGEMEAADKLKKAGIGTQDDFQVKAEIRGDFIYWLDENRDTAISPFFGLMDELSQNLRRFCYLSLSDSEFHIAKYPAGSYYHKHLDQFKERSNRQITVLIYLNKNWKKGDGGELVIFKDGQEIMVEPIAKRLLVFKSDVIEHEVLTTNVPRYSLTGWLLHQPAGVGSILG; encoded by the coding sequence ATGAAATACTCTAACGACCAATGGCTTGACTGGATGGACCGTCTCGCCGAAAATGATTTCGTAATAGTTGATGATTTCATCAGTGATGAATTGTTTGCTGATATCATGCACTTTTTTGGTGAAATGGAAGCAGCAGATAAATTGAAAAAAGCAGGCATTGGTACACAAGATGATTTCCAGGTAAAGGCTGAAATACGTGGAGATTTCATTTACTGGCTCGATGAAAATCGTGATACAGCTATTTCTCCTTTTTTTGGACTGATGGATGAGCTCTCTCAAAACTTAAGACGTTTTTGTTATTTAAGCCTCTCAGATTCAGAATTTCATATTGCCAAATATCCGGCCGGCTCGTACTATCACAAGCATTTAGATCAATTTAAGGAGCGTTCAAACCGGCAGATTACCGTTCTCATATATCTGAACAAAAACTGGAAGAAGGGAGATGGGGGTGAACTGGTAATCTTTAAAGATGGACAGGAAATTATGGTTGAGCCGATAGCCAAACGACTGCTTGTTTTTAAAAGTGATGTAATTGAACACGAAGTACTCACAACAAATGTGCCTCGATACAGTTTAACGGGATGGTTGTTGCATCAACCGGCCGGAGTTGGCTCTATTTTAGGCTGA
- a CDS encoding glutathione peroxidase — MKILLSLIILFMTSALNDNKQTSIYNFEMTDIDGNEVSLSKYKGNVIMVVNVASKCGFTPQYEGLQNIYDKYKEEGFVILGFPANNFKGQEPGSDEEIKQFCTLEYGVEFPMFSKVSVKGEDQSELFRYLTAQPNPDFEGEIKWNFEKFLIDKNGSLKRRFRSDVKPESDEVISAIKEELGR, encoded by the coding sequence ATGAAAATTTTACTCTCATTAATAATCCTGTTTATGACATCTGCGCTGAACGATAACAAGCAAACTTCTATCTACAATTTTGAAATGACCGATATTGATGGCAATGAAGTGTCATTGAGTAAATATAAAGGTAATGTAATTATGGTTGTGAATGTTGCCTCTAAATGTGGATTTACTCCTCAATATGAAGGACTGCAGAATATTTATGATAAATATAAAGAGGAAGGCTTTGTGATATTGGGTTTTCCGGCAAATAATTTTAAAGGACAAGAGCCGGGAAGTGACGAAGAAATAAAGCAGTTTTGTACACTTGAGTATGGAGTAGAGTTCCCCATGTTTTCCAAAGTTTCGGTAAAGGGTGAAGACCAGTCAGAATTATTCAGGTATTTGACAGCACAACCAAACCCAGATTTCGAAGGTGAAATTAAATGGAATTTCGAGAAATTTTTAATTGATAAAAATGGTTCTTTGAAAAGAAGGTTTAGAAGTGATGTAAAACCGGAAAGTGATGAAGTGATTTCCGCCATTAAAGAAGAGTTAGGCCGATAA
- a CDS encoding response regulator transcription factor, producing MAKKTILVVDDEKDLLDLIEYNLKKEGFDVLKAENGEEGIEIAKKHNPDLVLMDIMMPKMDGMEAVEKMRGDDKLKSIPIIFLTARSDEKTEVEGLNKGGDDYITKPISTTKLISRIKAVMRRFEDTEEEEINRLDVHDLSIDKDRYIVTRGEEEFQLPRKEFELLYYLASRKGKVRDRQTLLNKVWGDNIYVVDRTVDVHVRKIREKLGDHYIETVKGVGYRFKE from the coding sequence GTGGCTAAGAAAACCATACTCGTAGTTGATGACGAAAAAGACTTGTTAGACCTGATTGAATACAATCTTAAAAAAGAAGGCTTTGATGTTCTTAAGGCAGAAAACGGGGAAGAAGGCATTGAAATAGCCAAGAAACATAATCCGGATTTAGTGCTCATGGATATCATGATGCCAAAAATGGATGGTATGGAAGCGGTTGAGAAAATGAGAGGGGATGATAAGCTTAAATCGATTCCAATTATTTTTCTTACAGCCCGGAGTGACGAAAAAACAGAAGTGGAAGGACTAAACAAGGGCGGGGACGATTACATAACCAAGCCGATAAGTACCACAAAATTGATCTCCAGGATAAAGGCGGTTATGCGTCGCTTTGAAGACACGGAGGAAGAAGAAATTAACCGCCTTGATGTTCATGATCTTTCCATAGACAAGGATCGTTATATAGTAACGCGAGGGGAGGAAGAATTTCAGCTGCCAAGGAAGGAGTTTGAGCTTTTGTATTACTTAGCAAGCCGAAAAGGAAAAGTAAGAGACCGGCAGACACTTCTTAATAAGGTGTGGGGTGATAATATTTACGTAGTCGATCGCACGGTGGACGTTCATGTCCGGAAGATCAGAGAAAAACTGGGCGATCACTATATTGAAACGGTGAAAGGAGTGGGCTACCGATTTAAGGAATGA
- a CDS encoding YafY family protein: MNSSERRLKLMLLLQQPGKKLTVDELADRFDVSRRTIFRDFNALQEINVPVTWDRYSGYGLIEGYKIPPLMFTSKELATIMVGLNFVKSQVDQGLVEDAKGVEVKIKNVLPDELKDFMNSLEGRTIVDPYLRFGGQKKKGGSWYLISSAIAQQKRMQFQYTTKSGETGIRKIDPYILVFYQDHWNVIGKSHLRGEIRNFILENVEEVKILEEPFQLKEELDVEGLIFRSDERSYSVILQVKKEEITRLEANLPAKIFKKTALNSKYFKVGFEFDNLDYINEWLLQFGNKIKIEEPRELIEKRKELLKKMLSQ; encoded by the coding sequence ATGAACAGCTCTGAGCGAAGATTAAAATTAATGCTCCTGCTTCAACAGCCCGGGAAAAAATTAACCGTTGATGAATTGGCCGACCGGTTTGACGTAAGTCGTCGCACAATCTTCCGGGATTTTAATGCTTTGCAGGAAATTAATGTTCCGGTGACTTGGGACCGGTACTCAGGTTATGGTCTTATTGAAGGATATAAAATTCCTCCGCTTATGTTTACTTCGAAAGAGCTCGCAACCATCATGGTTGGCTTGAATTTCGTAAAGTCCCAGGTGGACCAGGGGTTGGTGGAAGATGCGAAAGGGGTTGAGGTAAAAATTAAAAATGTGCTGCCGGATGAGCTAAAAGATTTTATGAATTCACTTGAAGGGAGAACCATCGTAGATCCTTATTTAAGATTTGGCGGGCAAAAAAAGAAAGGTGGAAGCTGGTATTTAATAAGCAGCGCAATTGCTCAGCAAAAAAGAATGCAATTTCAGTACACTACAAAATCCGGAGAAACAGGAATCCGAAAAATCGACCCCTATATTTTGGTTTTTTACCAAGACCATTGGAATGTGATCGGAAAATCTCATCTTCGGGGAGAAATTCGAAATTTTATACTGGAAAACGTAGAAGAGGTCAAAATTTTAGAGGAACCATTCCAACTTAAAGAGGAATTGGACGTAGAGGGGCTTATTTTTCGATCTGACGAGAGATCTTATTCTGTGATACTACAGGTCAAAAAAGAAGAGATAACGCGGCTAGAGGCGAATTTACCGGCTAAAATATTTAAGAAAACAGCCCTGAATTCTAAATATTTTAAAGTAGGGTTCGAATTCGATAATTTGGATTATATTAATGAATGGCTGCTTCAATTCGGTAATAAAATTAAAATTGAAGAGCCGAGGGAATTGATTGAAAAAAGAAAAGAGTTACTCAAAAAAATGTTGAGTCAGTAA
- a CDS encoding RsmG family class I SAM-dependent methyltransferase, with translation MFHVEHQVSRLDLPFEIAGNTRKNFSKKRATLEDYIDRLLWWNKKINLVSRDVSRETILRHVEHSLVISGSGLLKEAEEIIDSGTGGGLPGIPLAIVWPEKRVLLNDVVSKKVMACKHISAGLKLNNIDAVADSVKNIEINKGAVIVSKHAFKINDLLEMIREKPWKNIVLLKGGDEVEQELSGINEKLIIKIIDLEPGFEHPFYQGKAMVEITKQGTE, from the coding sequence ATGTTTCACGTGGAACACCAGGTCTCCCGCCTCGATTTACCCTTTGAAATAGCGGGTAATACCCGGAAAAATTTCAGCAAAAAAAGAGCGACTCTCGAGGACTATATAGACCGGCTGCTTTGGTGGAATAAAAAAATTAATCTGGTGAGTCGGGATGTTTCACGTGAAACCATACTCCGGCACGTAGAGCATTCACTGGTAATTTCGGGTTCCGGCTTGCTTAAAGAAGCAGAAGAAATTATTGATTCTGGTACCGGAGGAGGCTTGCCGGGGATCCCTCTTGCAATTGTATGGCCGGAGAAAAGGGTGCTGCTTAATGATGTGGTTTCAAAAAAAGTGATGGCCTGTAAGCATATTTCGGCTGGATTAAAACTAAACAATATTGACGCGGTGGCGGATTCTGTGAAAAATATTGAGATAAACAAGGGTGCGGTTATTGTTTCGAAACACGCATTTAAAATAAATGATCTCCTGGAAATGATCCGCGAAAAACCCTGGAAGAACATTGTTCTTTTGAAGGGGGGGGATGAGGTAGAGCAGGAGTTATCGGGTATAAATGAGAAGTTAATAATTAAAATCATTGACCTTGAGCCCGGCTTTGAGCATCCTTTTTATCAGGGGAAAGCAATGGTTGAAATAACTAAACAGGGGACAGAATGA
- the mnmG gene encoding tRNA uridine-5-carboxymethylaminomethyl(34) synthesis enzyme MnmG has translation MSVLDPTYDVIVVGGGHAGSEAAGAAAQIGAKTLLITMNLEAIAKMSCNPAMGGVAKGQLVREIDALGGLSGIVSDETGVQFRMLNLSKGPAMWSPRCQSDRMLYAQKMREKLEQKENLFFRQDNVVDLISDDGKSIKGVVTQTGQKFFAKAVILTSGTFLNGLIHIGESNYGGGRSGERASVGISAALENMGFEVGRLKTGTPPRVDGRTVDYSKLEEQFGDEDPSGFSFLTEELPSLDEQLSCWIGYTNKEVHEVLKTGFDRSPMFNGRIKSIGPRYCPSIEDKINRFSDKEHHQLFLEPEGWNTYEMYLNGFSTSLPEDVQYKALRTIPGFEEVIMIRPGYAIEYDYFPPHQIKRSLETKIVEGLFFAGQINGTTGYEEAACQGLMAGINAGLFVQDKEPLILQRSEAYIGVLIDDLINKGTEEPYRMFTSRAEHRILLRQDNADLRLTEIGHKIGLASDERLQKVEEKRKAIGELDDLIKDYTVRPEQMDPMLESKSSSPMSQPMKAVKILLRPEVSLQDMMDYDSELSEQIQAISTDGKVLEQIEIQVKYAGYIEKEFEMVKEMEKQENMLIPEQIEYSNIKSLSTEGTQKLAKIRPETIGQAGRISGVSASDLSVLMVYLKN, from the coding sequence ATGTCAGTTTTAGATCCTACATATGATGTGATAGTAGTTGGAGGAGGACATGCCGGTAGTGAGGCTGCAGGAGCAGCAGCACAAATCGGGGCAAAAACACTTCTGATTACAATGAACCTGGAGGCGATTGCGAAGATGTCTTGCAATCCCGCAATGGGTGGAGTTGCCAAGGGGCAGTTAGTCAGAGAAATTGATGCTCTTGGAGGATTGTCCGGAATTGTTAGCGATGAGACGGGGGTACAATTTAGAATGCTGAATCTCAGCAAAGGCCCTGCTATGTGGAGTCCCCGTTGCCAAAGCGACCGAATGCTTTATGCTCAGAAGATGAGAGAGAAGCTGGAGCAAAAAGAGAACTTGTTCTTTCGTCAGGATAATGTAGTTGATTTAATTTCGGACGACGGAAAATCTATTAAAGGAGTTGTTACCCAAACAGGGCAAAAGTTTTTTGCGAAAGCAGTAATACTGACAAGCGGAACTTTTTTAAATGGGCTTATTCATATCGGGGAGTCAAATTATGGAGGAGGCCGTTCCGGAGAAAGAGCATCTGTTGGAATTTCTGCGGCATTGGAAAATATGGGCTTCGAAGTAGGTCGATTAAAAACAGGAACGCCTCCGAGGGTTGATGGACGAACGGTAGATTATTCCAAGTTAGAAGAACAATTTGGAGATGAAGATCCTTCGGGTTTTTCATTCCTGACCGAGGAACTTCCTTCATTAGATGAGCAACTTTCCTGTTGGATAGGATATACAAATAAAGAAGTTCATGAAGTTCTGAAGACAGGCTTCGACCGGAGCCCAATGTTTAATGGCAGAATTAAATCTATAGGGCCAAGGTATTGTCCAAGCATTGAGGACAAGATTAATCGATTTTCAGATAAAGAGCACCATCAGTTATTTCTGGAACCGGAAGGGTGGAATACTTATGAAATGTATTTGAATGGGTTTTCAACTTCTCTTCCTGAAGATGTTCAATATAAAGCGTTAAGAACAATTCCCGGGTTTGAGGAAGTCATAATGATTCGTCCGGGCTATGCAATTGAATATGATTATTTTCCTCCCCATCAAATTAAGAGATCCCTGGAAACTAAAATAGTGGAAGGCCTTTTCTTTGCAGGGCAAATAAACGGGACAACCGGTTATGAAGAGGCAGCCTGCCAGGGATTAATGGCCGGGATAAATGCCGGGCTCTTTGTGCAAGATAAAGAACCTCTCATTCTTCAAAGATCAGAGGCCTACATTGGGGTTCTTATTGATGACCTTATTAATAAAGGCACAGAAGAGCCGTACCGAATGTTTACTTCAAGGGCAGAGCACCGGATATTATTACGACAAGATAATGCTGACTTGCGCCTGACTGAAATCGGTCACAAAATAGGGTTAGCTTCAGATGAAAGGCTGCAGAAAGTAGAGGAAAAACGTAAGGCAATTGGCGAGCTTGATGATTTGATTAAAGACTATACGGTTCGTCCGGAGCAAATGGACCCTATGCTGGAGAGTAAATCCAGCTCCCCGATGAGCCAGCCCATGAAGGCGGTAAAGATATTATTACGCCCTGAAGTCTCTTTGCAGGATATGATGGATTATGATTCAGAGCTATCTGAACAAATACAAGCCATCAGCACAGACGGGAAAGTTCTCGAACAGATAGAAATTCAGGTTAAATATGCCGGGTATATAGAGAAGGAATTTGAGATGGTTAAGGAGATGGAGAAACAAGAAAACATGTTGATTCCTGAGCAAATTGAGTACTCTAATATTAAGAGCCTATCTACGGAGGGAACTCAAAAGCTTGCTAAAATACGCCCGGAAACAATTGGGCAGGCAGGCAGAATTAGTGGAGTTTCAGCCAGCGATTTGTCTGTTCTTATGGTCTACCTCAAAAATTAA
- a CDS encoding MBL fold metallo-hydrolase: MKVTFLGTGTSMGVPVAGGFRREKLTHDPRNERTRCAAWIQSKGKSILIDAGPEFRIQSIRAKIQNVDHLLVTHQHMDHISGLDDLRVYSYLKKAPIPVHASKQCIESIRKRFDYMFGEDKYPGSTSLDLIEAPEEFWVENIKITPLPVTHGDLDILGYRIDDFSYLTDVKHIPEKTKEKIRGSRVVALSALRWEPEHPTHLTIPQAVEILEELDIPEAYLIHMNSYVDHEPTNQRLPENINLAYDQQVLHIED; encoded by the coding sequence ATGAAAGTTACTTTTTTAGGAACCGGAACATCCATGGGAGTGCCTGTCGCCGGGGGATTTCGAAGAGAAAAACTAACCCATGACCCAAGAAATGAACGTACCCGTTGTGCCGCATGGATACAATCAAAGGGCAAGTCCATTCTGATTGATGCCGGCCCTGAGTTCCGGATACAAAGTATTCGGGCTAAGATCCAAAATGTTGATCATTTACTCGTAACTCACCAACATATGGATCATATTTCAGGACTAGACGACTTAAGGGTGTACTCATATCTTAAAAAAGCTCCTATTCCTGTTCATGCATCAAAACAATGTATAGAATCCATTCGCAAAAGATTTGATTACATGTTTGGTGAAGACAAATATCCCGGGTCCACTTCCCTGGATTTGATAGAGGCCCCGGAGGAATTTTGGGTTGAAAACATTAAAATTACCCCTCTTCCCGTCACCCATGGCGATCTGGATATTCTGGGATACCGAATAGATGATTTTTCATATCTCACTGACGTAAAACACATCCCTGAAAAGACAAAAGAAAAAATCCGGGGTTCCAGGGTGGTTGCATTAAGCGCCCTCAGGTGGGAACCAGAACACCCAACCCATCTTACCATCCCACAGGCTGTTGAAATATTGGAAGAGTTAGATATCCCGGAAGCTTACCTAATCCACATGAACAGTTATGTAGACCATGAGCCTACCAACCAAAGACTTCCTGAAAACATCAATCTGGCTTATGATCAGCAAGTCCTTCATATTGAGGATTAA
- a CDS encoding mannose-1-phosphate guanylyltransferase: protein MVYAVIMAGGSGTRFWPKSTKKLPKQFLPLFGKGTMIQNTAGRIEPLIPQERILVVTNDNYVDIAKEQLPSVPDENIVGEPVAKNTAPCVAIAAEMLYKKDPEAVMVVLPADHHIEDPVEFNKILKAAIAKAKDGEHLVTIGINPSRPETGYGYIHGNNSVSESFHGKTVHPVKAFKEKPDAETAQQFLESGDYYWNSGMFIWSAKTVLNQFQKHLPEMYTQVKKSGKELFGKNHESAINSFYHDCKSVSIDYGIMEHAESVFVVPGEFGWNDVGSWTAVYELGDKTKAGNVIHAEHSTFSESKNNYIYTESGKMISAVGLEGVAIVETEDAILVCKLDKAQNVKEIVEQLKENEDFRRFL, encoded by the coding sequence ATGGTCTACGCAGTAATAATGGCCGGAGGATCGGGAACACGGTTTTGGCCAAAAAGCACAAAAAAGCTTCCGAAACAATTTCTGCCCCTTTTCGGAAAGGGGACAATGATCCAGAATACCGCCGGAAGAATTGAGCCCCTGATCCCTCAGGAACGAATTTTGGTTGTCACTAACGATAACTATGTGGATATCGCAAAAGAACAACTACCCTCGGTTCCGGATGAGAATATTGTGGGAGAACCGGTTGCAAAAAACACCGCACCTTGCGTAGCAATTGCGGCTGAAATGCTTTACAAAAAAGACCCCGAAGCTGTTATGGTTGTTTTACCCGCCGATCATCACATTGAGGATCCGGTGGAATTCAACAAAATTTTGAAGGCCGCAATTGCGAAAGCAAAAGACGGGGAACACCTGGTAACTATTGGTATCAATCCCAGCCGCCCGGAAACGGGATATGGATATATTCACGGTAATAACTCGGTAAGTGAATCTTTTCACGGGAAAACGGTTCACCCGGTAAAGGCCTTTAAAGAAAAGCCCGACGCTGAAACGGCACAACAATTTTTAGAATCAGGGGATTATTACTGGAACAGCGGTATGTTTATTTGGTCGGCAAAAACGGTTCTCAATCAGTTTCAGAAACACTTGCCGGAGATGTACACTCAGGTCAAGAAATCGGGTAAAGAATTGTTTGGAAAGAATCACGAATCAGCGATCAACTCCTTTTACCACGATTGTAAATCTGTATCCATAGATTATGGGATCATGGAACACGCAGAAAGTGTATTTGTGGTTCCGGGTGAGTTTGGTTGGAATGATGTGGGAAGCTGGACTGCTGTTTACGAACTCGGAGATAAAACTAAGGCCGGGAATGTAATTCATGCAGAGCATTCAACATTCAGTGAGTCAAAGAATAATTACATTTATACGGAAAGTGGAAAAATGATTTCGGCGGTAGGTTTAGAGGGTGTTGCGATAGTAGAAACAGAGGACGCTATTTTAGTTTGTAAGCTGGATAAAGCTCAGAATGTTAAAGAAATTGTTGAGCAGCTTAAAGAGAACGAAGATTTTAGGCGATTTCTTTAA